One Dermacentor andersoni chromosome 6, qqDerAnde1_hic_scaffold, whole genome shotgun sequence genomic window carries:
- the LOC126521202 gene encoding solute carrier family 25 member 32-like, translating to MSSLKMSRECTGNGDSHKPANVLSFLSHVKSGHLIAGISGGVASTLAVHPFDLLKIRLAVNDGAVSSRPHYRGFLNAVVTIFRQEGIIGFYRGVTPNCIGAGASWGFYFFFYNAIKSQMSLSVRTEHLGPGQHMQAAAEAGLMTLLMTNPIWVVKTRMCLQYTTSQLPEELQYKSTFDALRKIYRIDGVAGLYRGFIPGVFGVSHGALQFMAYEEMKKFYHSHHRGDARKQLGTLEYLVFAALSKLFATTATYPYQVVRARLQDQHKKYAGIVQCISRTWRFEGYKGFYKGLVPNTLRVTPATAITFVVYENIAKWLVNKDT from the coding sequence ATGTCCAGCTTAAAGATGTCGCGCGAATGCACCGGCAACGGTGATAGTCACAAACCAGCAAATGTTTTGTCGTTCCTGTCCCATGTGAAGTCGGGTCATCTCATCGCTGGAATATCCGGTGGTGTAGCCTCAACCTTAGCCGTACATCCGTTTGACCTGTTGAAAATAAGGCTCGCAGTGAATGACGGTGCGGTGTCAAGCAGGCCTCACTACCGCGGGTTTCTCAACGCGGTTGTTACGATATTCAGGCAAGAAGGCATCATTGGATTCTACAGAGGCGTGACGCCTAACTGCATCGGCGCCGGTGCCTCCTGGGGCTTTTACTTCTTCTTCTACAACGCCATCAAATCTCAGATGTCATTAAGTGTTCGCACCGAACATCTCGGACCGGGGCAGCACATGCAGGCGGCCGCCGAGGCTGGACTTATGACGCTGCTCATGACGAATCCGATATGGGTCGTGAAGACGAGAATGTGCCTTCAGTACACAACGTCGCAACTGCCGGAGGAACTTCAATATAAGAGCACGTTTGACGCCCTGAGGAAAATCTACCGCATCGACGGAGTTGCGGGCCTTTACCGAGGTTTCATCCCAGGCGTCTTTGGCGTGTCGCACGGTGCGCTGCAGTTTATGGCTTACGAGGAAATGAAGAAATTCTACCACAGCCACCATCGAGGCGACGCCCGCAAACAGCTAGGCACGCTAGAGTACTTAGTGTTTGCTGCCCTCTCGAAACTTTTTGCGACCACTGCGACGTACCCTTATCAGGTAGTGAGGGCAAGATTACAGGATCAGCATAAGAAGTACGCCGGCATCGTCCAGTGCATATCAAGGACTTGGCGATTTGAAGGCTACAAAGGCTTTTACAAGGGCTTAGTTCCGAACACACTCCGCGTGACGCCGGCcactgcgataacatttgtgGTATATGAGAACATTGCCAAATGGCTTGTGAACAAAGATACTTAG
- the LOC126521203 gene encoding INO80 complex subunit B yields MMPKKREAKDEDVDVLGLLPPHKRHKKHKHKKHKRKRGGTDQEEEAPSPPASPQSGDGSKPALKLKIKIGGQQALEKNVTRADEPSSHSEDEEEAWLEALESGRLEEVDDELRKMKDPTLMTARQRALLESKSKDKDEDGPVQVEPIKEMTEEMIQRRMQRAKKRKQQAEEKKEKDKKQTIERLLKKSESRLRASKKPAKKADTPKVSLLRSSEAGTLLMFPAGLPFPLAPAAAPREYPQKALCSIKGCPNPKKYSCSKTGVSLCSLECYKANMLQMCV; encoded by the exons ATGATGCCGAAGAAGAGAGAAGCCAAGGATGAAGACGTCGACGTGCTTGGTCTGCTTCCACCGCACAAGCGGCACAAGAAGCACAAGCACAAGAAGCACAAACGCAAGCGCGGTGGCACGGATCAAGAAGAAGAAGCTCCATCGCCGCCCGCGAGCCCGCAGAGTGGAGACGGCAGCAAGCCtgcattgaagctcaaaattaAGATCGGCGGCCAGCAGGCGCTGGAGAAGAACGTGACTAGGGCGGACGAGCCGAGTAGTCAcagcgaggacgaagaagaggccTGGCTCGAGGCCTTGGAGTCTGGTCGCCTCGAAGAGGTAGACGACGAGCTTCGCAAGATGAAGGACCCTACGCTAATGACAGCTCGCCAGCGGGCGCTGCTCGAGAGCAAGTCGAAGGACAAGGACGAAGACGGCCCCGTTCAG GTGGAGCCCATCAAGGAGATGACTGAAGAGATGATCCAGCGTAGAATGCAGCGTGCCAAGAAGCGCAAGCAGCAggccgaagaaaaaaaggaaaaagacaaGAAGCAGACCATTGAGCGGCTGCTCAAGAAGTCAGAATCTCGGCTCCGGGCCAGCAAGAAGCCAGCTAAGAAGGCAGACACACCCAAGGTATCGCTGCTGCGGAGCAGTGAGGCTGGCACGTTGCTAATGTTTCCAGCTGGCCTCCCATTCCCTCTAGCACCTGCTGCGGCTCCCCGCGAGTACCCACAGAAGGCACTGTGCAGCATCAAGGGCTGCCCGAATCCAAAAAAGTACTCCTGCTCTAAAACAGGAGTGTCCCTCTGCAGCCTGGAATGCTACAAGGCAAACATGCTACAGATGTGCGTGTGA